One Anthonomus grandis grandis chromosome 13, icAntGran1.3, whole genome shotgun sequence DNA segment encodes these proteins:
- the LOC126744316 gene encoding uncharacterized protein LOC126744316, which produces MPEKTFLLQTDQTVEYVRVTPQLVPRCLEVMRTSFYPHETVCAALQLGNHPECFAEMDAITTDVIKEGVSIAAIDKATGLVAGVSINKIHVQGDADFTEKHIQNCQHSQSRNVLRWMRDVDHKLDIHEHCKVQTVMELMFVCIAPEFRKRGIARKLFEVSVKLAKSGFRPIFHPGQTFDRFRPPEVVTAICTSLVTQKIARNMNFQIADRIQFRQFGCYDRINLGEAVGLSVDSLTYEYLRI; this is translated from the exons ATGCCCGAGAAAACCTTTTTGCTGCAAACCGACCAAACCG tcGAATACGTCCGAGTTACACCCCAATTGGTCCCCCGATGCTTAGAGGTGATGCGCACGTCGTTTTACCCCCACGAAACTGTTTGCGCAGCACTCCAATTAGGAAATCATCCAGAATGTTTCGCAGAAATGGATGCCATCACCACAGACGTGATTAAAGAGGGTGTTTCCATTGCTGCCATTGATAAAGCCACTGGATTAGTAGCCGGAGTCTCCATCAATAAAATACAT GTTCAAGGCGATGCCGATTTTACAGAAAAACACATCCAGAATTGCCAACACTCCCAATCCAGAAACGTGTTGCGATGGATGCGTGACGTGGACCACAAACTCGACATCCATGAACACTGTAAAGTGCAAACCGTGATGGAGTTGATGTTCGTCTGTATAGCTCCGGAGTTCCGTAAACGTGGTATCGCGCGAAAACTCTTTGAAGTTTCCGTAAAGTTGGCGAAATCCGGTTTTAGGCCGATTTTCCATCCGGGGCAAACGTTTGATCGTTTTAGGCCACCGGAAGTTGTCACCGCGATTTGTACTTCTTTGGTCACACAAAAAATCGCTCGAAATATGAATTTTCAGATAGCGGATCGGATTCAGTTTAGACAGTTTGGCTGTTACGACCGGATTAATTTAGGAGAGGCTGTAGGACTATCCGTTGATAGTTTAACGTATGAATATTTACGTATTTGA